Below is a genomic region from Nitrospira sp..
CCCCCTGTCGGATGGTCAATCGGTCGCCTTCCACAACGCTGATGACGCGCGCCACGACATCGGCCTGAGAAGGAACGGGCCACCCAGCCGCCAAGGCCGTTACCATCACGACGACTGAACAGGTTCTCCGCTTCATGCTCGTGACCTATGCTATCCTCTCCGAATAATCCGGCCAATTCTTTCCGGCATTTCGGTCGGTGGAAAGGCCGCTCTGCCATCAAAATGCAGATGAAAAGCCGCCTGTCGATGCCGAAGCAGTTGCCCCTTCATGAGCCCTTCCTCGATCCTCAATGAGACAGTCGAACTCGTCGAAGAACAGCCCACCCGATCAAGCCAGCCGAGGCCGATCCCAACAAGATACCGATCTTGGCTGAAGTGGCCGCCTCAGCCTGTCCGAATGCCAAATCGGTAATGAAGAGCGACATGGTAAACCCGATACCGGCGAGAAATCCGACGCCGATCAGATGCACCCATGTGACGCTCTCCGGCATTCTTGCCGTTCCCGAGAGGATCACGGCCCCTGCTCCGAGTAACACTCCGGCTGGTTTGCCGATCAGCAAACCGATGAGCACACCGAATGCGACCGGATTGACCAGCGTCGCGGCAAACCCGGCATCTAATGTGACGCCTGCATTGGCCAGTGCAAAGATGGGCATCACGACGACGGTGACCCAGGGATGCAGCGCCTGCTCCAGACGCTGCAGTGGCGTCGCCACATTTTTGACTGCCGTCTCCAACCGATGCGCCACTTCATGCTGCTCTTGATTCGCCAGAGGCGAACTGTCGGGGACGGTCACTTGTTCAAAGCGCCGCAAGAGCGCCAGACCGCGCGCCAGGAATTCGCCTCGGCTGAGCTTCGGGCGAGCCGGGATGGTCATCGCGGCTAAGACGCCGGCGATCGTGGCGTGTACCCCCGACAGGAGAAAGGCCAGCCACAGCCCCCCGATACCCAAGAGGCAATAGACCAGCACGTGCCGGATCCCGAGAACATTGGCGCCGATGAGAAGGATCAGAAAGAAAGCCCCGACACCGAGGCTGAGCCAAGAAATCGTCGTGGTATAGAATATGGCGATGACCACGACGGCCATCAGGTCGTCGCCGATAGCCAAGGCTGCCAAGAACACCTTGAGTGACACCGGCACACGGGCGCCCAGTAACCCGAGAACTCCTAACGCAAATGCGATGTCTGTCGCCATGGGGATGCCCCATCCAGGCGCTCCCGGCGCACCGGCGTTGAAGGCCAAATACAAGGTGGCCGGCACGATCGTGCCCCCCACGGCGGCCCCGAGCGGAAACGCCGCCTGCCGAATGGAGGCCAATTCACCCACCAGTATTTCCCTCTTGATCTCAAGTCCGATCACGAAAAAAAACATCGCCATCAGGCCGTCATTGATCCATTCCAACGCTGTTTCTCTCAGCACATGCTGTCCCACGACGAGACTAATCGGGGTTTGCCAGATTTCGTGGTACGTGTTGGCCCAAGGAGAATTAGCCCAGATCAATGCCACCGCGGTGGCCGCCAACAGGAGGATTCCTCCCGAGGACTCCGCATGCACAAATTCTTGGAACGGTCCGACGACGTGCTGAATCGGGGCAGGCCGCTGGAGGCTCGGTTTCTCCGGACCTGCTCGGTTCTCGTCGGATTTCTCCGAGAGGTGCTCCTTGGTGCGTGTATGTTTCATAGAGATCGTGTAGTCGATCACCAATAGTCAGTCAAGGGTTCGTCGTGCCGGAACGTTTCCTTCGGCTGCCGACCATTGCGGAAGCTTACAACGTCGGCGCCAGACCGAAAAGCACTCAACAAAGCAGACAGAAAGGTTTTGAAGAGCAATTCACTCAAACACCGCACAAATTTAACACACTGTTGTGTGATGAACCCCTTGTGAAATGCCGTGAGGTGTTTCGCGTCATCAGGATGTGTATCTCGTGCCCTCTTTTGCCCCAACCGTCTAACCGGACCTCTCAGGTTTGCAGTCAACACCGCGGAGTTCATCACGAAGGAGAATCGGATTACTCCTTGGATGTGGCATTCTAGTTGCTGAATAGCATGGGCGAGAATGCGATCGACGCTACATATCGCGAACTCATCCTGGTTACGTCATACCTCACTGTGGCTTTTCTTGGTCATGTCTGTATTCGGCTGTGCGGCGGCTCCCCCAAAGGAATTGGTCAGCCGTCAGGATCACGTTGGGCTCGCGCACTGGTATCACGCAGAGGCTGCTCGACTGCGGGCCAGGGCTGAAGAGATGCGAGTCATGGGGGAAGCCTACGCGACCATGCAGAATCGACCTTCTCCCAAAGTGACGAAAGAAGAAGCCATCCAGCACTGTGAGCAGTTTGTCCGCTACTATACGAGCGCCGCGAACGAGGCGGAAGCGCTCGCGAACTTTCATGCCGATATCGCCGGAGCCTCTCGGTGACTATGGAATCTCCTCCTGTTGTTCCGGCCTCCAGATGATCCTGGGTTAAGAGGATCAGAACCCCACCGAGAGCCCAACCGTGCTGAAGAACACCGACCGATCCGGTGGCCCCGCAAACTCCGATCCCAACCCCATGTCGAGGACGACCCGGGAACTGACCTGGTGCCGAAGACCCATTCCAATCCCGGTCGGATTGGTCTGACCGGCCACGTTGGACTGGCGAGTAAAGACGTTGGCAATGATGGTGTCCCGGAAACTCGTCGGATATCCCAAGGGGTAACTGACCGCCGCGACCACGCGATACCACCCGGAGCGTTCGTTGTCCTGAGGAGATCCGAGAAACGTGTACCCCACGTTGAGATGCGTTCGCCAGCGACCGAACGAGCGGGTCATGACACCGGTCAGTTCCGTGTCCACGCCCTGCGAATTGACGCCGGTCGGAAATCCCACTCCCGCGCGTACGGCAAAGGCGGGGACGTTGACGGTCTCCGTATTCAACTCGTACAGAACGCCGAGCGAAAGATCTCCGGATCTATCGTCTCCGACGACCGTGGCGGGATCCGTCGCCAGGTTGCTGCTGAGCTCGATTTGAGTATTGGCAAAGGCCCCGATAAGGATCTGAGGTTGGAACACCCAGCGGCTGTTGCCTTGCTTGCGGTCATTGAACAACACGCCTCCTTCCACCCCGATCTCGCCGTGGGGTACCGGATAGGCATCCTCGATGGCAATCGGCCGATTGGGGTCGAGATTGTCGTGATCCAGCGCGGCGGCCAAGGGCGGCAGCATCAGCAGGAGCACCGTCACCGTTTCGAGGATCCTGACTTTCACGGCTCCCTCAGTGCCCGGAATGTCCGCCAGGCCCCGCCGGCTGTGGAGCAGGAGCATGGGGCTGAACTTCTTTCGGCACGATCATGGGATTCGTCGCATCCGCATTGGCCCAGTAGTATTCCCTCACGACCCGATAGATCTCCGCGCGCTTGTCCTCCCACGTCGGAAACACGTCGGTGGTCAGGATGTCGCTGATGGTGTCGTGGAGCATATGGAGGTTATCGAAGATGTGGGCGATCTCGGGGTACTGCGCGGCGAATTTCGGACTCAACTCCGCCGTAAGCGGCATAAAGGTCCATTCCACGGGCGGTTTCTCCAGGTATCCGCGATACGTGCGCAGAATCGGCCCCACCGCTTTCTGTTTGGCCTCCAATGTCGGTGCGGCTGCCAAGGCGTCGTACACGGCCACTTGCAGATAGTGATAGGACCAGATCGTGGCATTGAACAGCGGAAACCTGCGTCGGAACGATTTCGAATAGGGCAGGCTGTCCAACCGGTGATGGTCCAGTGGCTTCGCCGTAATCGCATACTCACTGTCCTGATAGAACGCGAGCACCTTGCGGATGGCGCTCTCCTTGTCTTTGACGTCCGACACATAAATATCGTAGGTGGACCGGTGCAGCGCATGGGCTTCGTCGAAGGTATTCTGCGCCTTCCAGGCCAGCTTCATATAGTTCGGCGCAATCGCCTCCTCATTCGGGTTCAGGACCGGCCGCGACGCGATGAAGTCGAGCGTCTCCCGACGCGCGCGGTCCTCGATGGCGGGGACATCGTGGCCTCCTGTCAGCAGGAGATGTTCGTACAAATTGGAGTGGCCGAAGTCGACTCCGTTGAATTCGATATCGAGCTCCTTGAGATCCTCTCGGAGGGCGAAATTCCAGAAGGCGCGATAATAGAAGCGCTTGTCTCGCTGCTCGAACTGACCGCAGGCGACCAAGGTCAAGGCGACCGCGGCCGTGGCCACGATCGCCCCAAGCGTTGTGCCTGTCCTCTTTGTCCAGATCACGTCAGCACCCGTGATGCGCATGCACCAGGGCATGCCCTTTGCCCTTCGCAATCAACCAGCGGTTCACAGGGAATGCGGCGATACCGGCCACGATCAGCGAAACCGTCAGACTGCCCCAGAACAACCCCGTCCCGAGGCCGGCATCCATGGCACCGGGGATCACCAGCATGATGGCATTGTCTACCACCTCCATCGTCGTCATCGACAAGGTATCGGACGCGAAGGCCAGCCCAAGAGCGCTACTCCACGCCAGTCCGGACTTTCGAAGCGGCCGGAGCGTCATGGCATACCCAAACGCAAAGGCCAAGACCACCGCCAACGCCACCGTCGGCCAGTTACTCCAGCCAAGGGCAGTCCCCACCACCATCCCGAGAATTTCTCCGATGGTGCATCCTGTCAGGCAATGGACGGTGGCCATGAAGGCCGTCCGGTTCAGGGACACGTCCTTGTGCGTCGCTCCGTGGGAGCCATGGTGCTCGTGATGCGCCTGCGGAACCGGATGCTTCCGACGATCCTGCCGGGATTGAGACGTGGCGCAGCAAGATCCCGGTTCCTCTATGCGCGGTAGGACGACGTCAGCGGCGATGTGCCTCATGTGAAACCTCCTTGATGTAGTCGTGATGGCCCTGTCACTGCTACAGACGTAAGAGGCAGGTAATTATTACAGTTCGCAGAAGTGCTTGAAACCGATTCACCTCCTTCTCGTCCCGACCTATGCCCGACGGTGAGCACAGGAGACGTAGCGCAGTTTCGACGAATCGACACTCCGAGGAGGGACCACATTCTCAAGAGGGTCGCCCCTACCGAATATCCTGGAAGAATGCGCGGGGGAGGATCGGCAGGCGGAATTCGACGTGAAGGATGATGAGAAGAACCCGGATGAAACTTTGCCAGATGCCCATCTTCACGAACTTCCGGGCATCGGTCACGACAGGAGGAGAGAGCAAGACCGGGAGGGTCACAGTGATAAGGCGTTCGCAGAAAGCCACATCTTCCAGAATCGGCTGATCGGGGAAGCCTCCCATTCGTTCAAACAACGTACGACGGACGAACAGGGCCTGATCGCCGTAAACGACGCGACTGCACCGACAACGAACATTGTCGAGAAATGATATGAGCTTGAGCCGCCAGTCACTGCCGGAAAACCGATGCATGAAACCGCCGGCCTGAATGGTTGATTCAGACTGCATCGCATTCAATCGTCGAATC
It encodes:
- a CDS encoding DUF4396 domain-containing protein, whose protein sequence is MRHIAADVVLPRIEEPGSCCATSQSRQDRRKHPVPQAHHEHHGSHGATHKDVSLNRTAFMATVHCLTGCTIGEILGMVVGTALGWSNWPTVALAVVLAFAFGYAMTLRPLRKSGLAWSSALGLAFASDTLSMTTMEVVDNAIMLVIPGAMDAGLGTGLFWGSLTVSLIVAGIAAFPVNRWLIAKGKGHALVHAHHGC
- the nhaA gene encoding Na+/H+ antiporter NhaA; this encodes MKHTRTKEHLSEKSDENRAGPEKPSLQRPAPIQHVVGPFQEFVHAESSGGILLLAATAVALIWANSPWANTYHEIWQTPISLVVGQHVLRETALEWINDGLMAMFFFVIGLEIKREILVGELASIRQAAFPLGAAVGGTIVPATLYLAFNAGAPGAPGWGIPMATDIAFALGVLGLLGARVPVSLKVFLAALAIGDDLMAVVVIAIFYTTTISWLSLGVGAFFLILLIGANVLGIRHVLVYCLLGIGGLWLAFLLSGVHATIAGVLAAMTIPARPKLSRGEFLARGLALLRRFEQVTVPDSSPLANQEQHEVAHRLETAVKNVATPLQRLEQALHPWVTVVVMPIFALANAGVTLDAGFAATLVNPVAFGVLIGLLIGKPAGVLLGAGAVILSGTARMPESVTWVHLIGVGFLAGIGFTMSLFITDLAFGQAEAATSAKIGILLGSASAGLIGWAVLRRVRLSH
- a CDS encoding transporter; amino-acid sequence: MLLLHSRRGLADIPGTEGAVKVRILETVTVLLLMLPPLAAALDHDNLDPNRPIAIEDAYPVPHGEIGVEGGVLFNDRKQGNSRWVFQPQILIGAFANTQIELSSNLATDPATVVGDDRSGDLSLGVLYELNTETVNVPAFAVRAGVGFPTGVNSQGVDTELTGVMTRSFGRWRTHLNVGYTFLGSPQDNERSGWYRVVAAVSYPLGYPTSFRDTIIANVFTRQSNVAGQTNPTGIGMGLRHQVSSRVVLDMGLGSEFAGPPDRSVFFSTVGLSVGF
- a CDS encoding TIGR04283 family arsenosugar biosynthesis glycosyltransferase yields the protein MVSVIVPAYNEEAALPHTLEALLRQEGAYEVILVDGGSSDRTRTIAESFGFIDAAGHAHHPSESSPASGGRSVENPLPHRILTAPKGRASQMNAGAVAARGEWLLFLHADTVLPHGAIRRLNAMQSESTIQAGGFMHRFSGSDWRLKLISFLDNVRCRCSRVVYGDQALFVRRTLFERMGGFPDQPILEDVAFCERLITVTLPVLLSPPVVTDARKFVKMGIWQSFIRVLLIILHVEFRLPILPRAFFQDIR